The Rickettsiales bacterium genome includes a region encoding these proteins:
- a CDS encoding histidine phosphatase family protein, translating to MAESINNILRFYWVRHLPINKEGIYIGKSDVPAEIPPFPANSAMLIPQGAVWYSSPLLRSVQTANWLMETYSGKEEKLNIAAELSEQDFGKWEGKSYEEVWKNEEKLHDWLNMASVKPQGGESFSELCDRFDGWLEKQVKLYSNTDDMVIIAVVAHAGTIRAAIRNALEISAEKALSFNIDYGSLTQIDYLAGSGVRVNCVNR from the coding sequence ATGGCAGAGAGCATAAATAATATTTTACGGTTTTACTGGGTACGGCATTTGCCGATTAATAAAGAGGGAATTTATATTGGAAAAAGCGATGTTCCCGCTGAGATTCCACCATTTCCGGCAAATAGCGCGATGTTGATACCGCAAGGAGCAGTGTGGTATTCTTCGCCACTGCTGCGCAGTGTGCAAACCGCTAACTGGTTGATGGAGACATATAGTGGTAAGGAAGAAAAACTAAATATCGCCGCTGAGTTATCAGAGCAGGATTTTGGTAAGTGGGAAGGAAAGAGTTACGAGGAAGTTTGGAAAAATGAGGAAAAGCTGCATGATTGGCTGAATATGGCTTCGGTAAAACCGCAAGGAGGAGAGAGTTTTTCAGAGCTTTGCGATCGTTTTGATGGGTGGTTGGAAAAACAGGTTAAATTGTACTCAAATACTGATGATATGGTGATAATTGCTGTAGTCGCCCACGCTGGAACCATCAGGGCGGCGATACGTAACGCTCTTGAGATAAGCGCGGAGAAAGCATTGTCTTTTAATATTGATTATGGTAGTCTGACCCAGATTGATTATCTAGCGGGCTCTGGAGTCAGAGTGAATTGTGTTAATAGATGA
- a CDS encoding aminotransferase class I/II-fold pyridoxal phosphate-dependent enzyme, with translation MIDNTDNGFTQHGGNMSYIKRNFPNAPQPFIDLSTGVNPYSYPFRQAGENHRLADMEEMVVAIRTAADYYGVLPENLTIGSGMQPLLFALAGLRLQKFGVSRVAILSPTYSEYKIIWQMAGHKVVEVNNIEELADADVAIICSPNNPDGKIYSSEKLEKLRNSWLIVDEAFADVINHHNFSPQGEGIIRMRSIGKFFGLAGIRVSCAIASAEITNWLRPVMGSWPITTDACLMLPAMLKDNAWIEKNRIRLEQESEDFRDILAEYFEIVGYTSLFTLARVDNSDSWHTKLAKNGVLVRKFSYNRNWLRFGLPDKKHIKRIKLALDK, from the coding sequence ATGATTGATAATACAGATAATGGGTTTACGCAACATGGTGGCAATATGTCATATATTAAGCGTAATTTTCCAAACGCTCCACAGCCATTTATTGACCTTTCTACTGGTGTTAACCCTTATTCCTATCCGTTCAGGCAGGCGGGGGAGAATCATCGGCTTGCTGATATGGAGGAAATGGTAGTGGCAATTCGTACTGCCGCTGATTATTACGGAGTGTTGCCAGAAAATTTGACCATTGGCTCGGGAATGCAGCCGTTACTTTTCGCGCTTGCTGGCTTGCGCCTGCAAAAATTTGGTGTGTCAAGGGTAGCTATTTTATCACCTACTTACAGCGAATATAAGATTATATGGCAGATGGCAGGACATAAGGTGGTAGAGGTTAATAATATAGAGGAACTTGCTGACGCTGATGTGGCTATAATCTGCAGTCCTAACAACCCTGATGGAAAAATATATTCGTCCGAGAAATTGGAAAAATTGAGGAATAGCTGGTTGATTGTGGATGAGGCATTTGCTGATGTGATTAATCACCATAATTTTTCTCCACAGGGAGAGGGGATTATTAGGATGCGTAGTATTGGTAAGTTTTTTGGTTTAGCTGGGATTAGGGTAAGTTGCGCTATAGCGAGCGCGGAAATAACTAATTGGTTGCGGCCAGTGATGGGTTCATGGCCGATTACGACAGATGCTTGTCTTATGTTGCCTGCCATGCTTAAAGATAACGCTTGGATAGAGAAAAATAGAATAAGATTAGAGCAAGAATCTGAGGATTTCAGAGATATTCTCGCTGAATATTTTGAGATAGTCGGTTATACTTCGTTGTTTACTTTGGCTAGGGTAGATAATTCTGATTCTTGGCACACTAAACTGGCAAAAAATGGTGTTTTGGTACGTAAATTTTCTTATAATAGAAATTGGTTACGTTTTGGCTTACCTGATAAAAAACATATTAAGCGGATAAAATTGGCGTTGGATAAGTAA
- the cbiB gene encoding adenosylcobinamide-phosphate synthase CbiB, translating to MHHLTVITIAFALEALLSYPKPIYKYIKHPVVWMGAVIGALDRNFNNSLNPLSLREIVRIRGLGITTMLILLTLTISTSLLISIYTGAIGEIIAIASLLATRNLYDHVNAVYKSLSQNDLENSRTELAKIVGRDTENLDSSETNKASIETLAESFNDGVVAPLFWACLFGLSGIAAYKAINTADSMIGHKTERYRYFGWAAARLDDLLNFIPARLSAILITICHPMLIAKSNLIAKEAKKHASPNSGYPEAAMAYALAVQLGGKRSYDGKEYSAPLIGEELRKEIFITDLQKALKIYVTICVILFTILLISAILQY from the coding sequence ATGCACCATTTAACCGTTATAACCATCGCCTTTGCTTTAGAAGCTCTGCTTAGCTATCCTAAGCCGATTTATAAATATATAAAACACCCTGTGGTGTGGATGGGAGCAGTAATAGGCGCTTTAGATAGAAATTTCAATAATTCCTTGAATCCGCTCTCTCTTCGGGAGATAGTTAGAATAAGGGGCTTAGGCATTACAACCATGCTTATATTACTCACGCTAACAATCAGCACTAGCCTGTTAATAAGTATTTATACCGGAGCAATCGGAGAAATTATCGCCATAGCTAGCCTGCTTGCGACTCGTAACCTTTACGACCATGTAAACGCTGTTTATAAATCACTAAGCCAGAATGATTTAGAAAATTCTCGCACAGAACTAGCGAAAATCGTCGGACGGGATACAGAAAATCTGGACAGTTCAGAGACAAACAAAGCCTCTATTGAAACCCTCGCCGAAAGCTTTAACGATGGAGTGGTCGCTCCACTATTTTGGGCTTGCCTATTCGGGCTTTCGGGAATCGCCGCTTACAAAGCGATTAACACCGCTGATAGTATGATCGGTCATAAAACCGAGCGTTACCGATATTTCGGCTGGGCGGCGGCAAGGTTAGATGATTTACTAAATTTTATTCCTGCCCGCCTAAGCGCTATATTGATTACAATCTGTCACCCCATGCTTATCGCGAAGTCTAATCTTATAGCAAAAGAAGCGAAAAAACACGCCTCTCCTAATTCTGGCTATCCTGAAGCGGCAATGGCATATGCACTTGCAGTGCAACTTGGTGGTAAACGTAGCTACGATGGCAAGGAATACTCAGCCCCATTAATCGGCGAAGAATTACGTAAGGAAATCTTTATAACTGACTTACAAAAAGCTCTTAAAATATATGTAACCATTTGTGTCATATTATTTACTATCTTGCTAATTTCAGCAATTCTTCAATATTAA
- a CDS encoding cobyric acid synthase gives MSTSSVMFQGTGSDVGKSLLVAGFCRLLARRGLKVLPFKAQNMSNNAAVADDGGEIGRAQWLQALAAGVAPSVNMNPVLLKPQSDKTSQVIVHGKVVATMGAADYQDYRMSLMPAILESYNLLQKQADIVLVEGAGSPAEINLRKNDIANMGFALAANCPVVMIGDIERGGVIASLVGTHSVLSDADRKMIKGFIVNKFRGDAGLFTRGAIEIEKRTAWQNLGLVPYYADLAKLPQEDSLGLRNRRQAVGGSGKINISVLRTPYIANFDDIDPLMGEENAQVRWVRAGEVIPADSDIVILAGSKATIADLKFIRKQGWDIDLTAHRRRGGRIIGICGGYQMLGKTISDPDGIEGEPETAYGLGMLEIDTILTAEKVVRNVSDTGYEIHAGKTKGADISADGLVWGSYVHGIFASDEFRNSLLKINSSYNYKQHTRKILDDWADVLAENVNIEELLKLAR, from the coding sequence ATGTCTACTTCTAGCGTAATGTTTCAGGGGACCGGCTCTGATGTGGGTAAATCGCTATTGGTCGCTGGTTTTTGTCGTTTGCTAGCTCGGCGTGGTCTTAAAGTTTTGCCGTTTAAGGCGCAGAATATGTCTAATAACGCCGCTGTCGCTGATGATGGTGGAGAAATTGGTCGGGCGCAGTGGTTACAGGCCTTAGCCGCTGGTGTCGCACCAAGTGTGAATATGAATCCTGTTTTGCTCAAGCCGCAATCGGATAAAACCTCACAAGTAATAGTACATGGTAAGGTTGTGGCAACTATGGGGGCAGCGGATTATCAAGACTACCGTATGTCGTTAATGCCGGCTATTTTAGAGAGTTATAATTTGCTTCAGAAGCAAGCCGATATAGTTTTGGTAGAAGGCGCGGGCAGTCCGGCGGAAATTAATTTAAGGAAAAATGATATTGCTAATATGGGCTTCGCTCTTGCGGCGAATTGCCCTGTTGTGATGATTGGTGATATTGAACGTGGCGGGGTTATCGCTAGTCTGGTTGGTACTCACTCGGTGTTATCTGACGCTGATAGGAAAATGATAAAAGGATTTATCGTAAATAAATTTAGAGGGGACGCTGGTTTATTTACTAGAGGAGCGATAGAGATAGAAAAACGGACAGCTTGGCAAAATTTAGGACTTGTGCCGTATTACGCTGATTTAGCGAAATTGCCGCAGGAGGATTCGCTTGGATTGCGCAATAGGCGACAGGCAGTTGGTGGTAGCGGGAAAATCAATATATCGGTTTTACGAACTCCTTACATAGCTAATTTTGATGATATTGATCCGCTGATGGGTGAGGAAAACGCGCAGGTGAGGTGGGTAAGGGCGGGAGAGGTGATTCCCGCCGACTCTGATATTGTCATACTCGCTGGCAGTAAAGCAACCATCGCTGATCTGAAATTTATCAGGAAGCAGGGATGGGATATTGACCTTACCGCACACAGGCGAAGAGGAGGGAGAATAATTGGTATTTGTGGTGGTTACCAGATGCTTGGTAAGACTATTTCCGATCCGGATGGTATTGAGGGAGAGCCTGAAACTGCGTATGGGTTAGGGATGCTGGAAATAGACACTATTCTTACCGCTGAGAAAGTAGTGCGGAATGTTTCTGATACTGGTTATGAGATACACGCAGGCAAGACAAAAGGAGCAGATATTTCAGCAGATGGTTTAGTATGGGGCAGTTATGTACATGGAATTTTCGCAAGTGATGAGTTTCGTAACTCTTTATTAAAAATTAATTCTTCATATAATTATAAGCAGCATACGCGAAAAATTTTGGATGATTGGGCGGATGTGTTAGCGGAAAATGTTAATATTGAAGAATTGCTGAAATTAGCAAGATAG
- the cobO gene encoding cob(I)yrinic acid a,c-diamide adenosyltransferase, with translation MNEEEINRAYKQKMQKRKELQDAQVRAADKTKNLLIIYTGTGKGKSTAGFGTVVRSLGHGHKVGVVQFIKGAWKTGEQAALTKFGDLIRYEVMGDGFTWDTQDRQRDMATARKAWDIALEMLNDESYHLVLLDELNIVLRYDYLPLAEVLAALEKRKNHVIVTGRNAKRELMDIADLVTEMKLLKHPFHEQGIKAQLGIEF, from the coding sequence ATGAATGAAGAAGAAATAAACCGTGCTTATAAACAAAAAATGCAAAAGCGTAAAGAGTTGCAGGACGCGCAGGTGCGGGCAGCGGATAAAACCAAGAATCTGTTGATTATTTACACAGGTACAGGAAAGGGTAAGTCAACCGCTGGATTTGGTACGGTGGTACGTTCTCTTGGTCATGGTCATAAGGTGGGGGTGGTGCAATTCATCAAAGGAGCATGGAAAACTGGTGAGCAGGCGGCGCTTACTAAATTTGGTGATTTAATCCGTTATGAGGTGATGGGCGACGGCTTTACTTGGGATACGCAGGATAGGCAGCGTGATATGGCGACTGCCCGTAAGGCATGGGATATAGCTCTTGAGATGCTTAATGACGAATCATACCATTTAGTATTGCTGGATGAGCTTAATATAGTATTGCGTTATGATTATCTGCCGCTTGCCGAAGTGCTTGCCGCTCTTGAGAAGCGTAAAAACCATGTGATTGTAACTGGGCGTAACGCCAAGCGGGAATTAATGGATATAGCTGATTTAGTTACGGAAATGAAGCTGTTAAAGCATCCGTTTCATGAGCAAGGAATTAAAGCACAGCTTGGTATTGAGTTTTAG
- the mgtA gene encoding magnesium-translocating P-type ATPase, with protein sequence MLKKNNTALSEKSLLEQLKTAQNSDIADLFTKLKTSPEGLNSEEAEDRLDEYGKNIVASDTSLAWYIQLLHCFLNPFNGVLSVLAMISWLTGDMESVVLMTIMVSVSVGIKFFQEYRSGIKADELKKMVRTNVTVSRADEDGKSRKIDIDIEELTVGDIIHLSAGDIIPADIRIINAKDLFVSQAMLTGESLPVEKFAKATTSPHDKMDLQTIGFMGTNVISGSASAIVLTIGKNTYFGSLARTITGERPQTSFDKGVSNVSWLMIKFIMVMAPLVLFINGFSKGDWTQSVLFAISIAVGLTPEMLPMIVTSNLAKGAIAMSKRKVIVKRLNAIQNFGAMDILCTDKTGTLTQDRIILHDHLDIEGEENNDVLDYAWLNSYHQTGLRNLLDRAVIDEAVKQYPDGKRISELKQYSKIDEIPFDFKRRRMSVIVSDSNNTNLLVCKGAVEELLSISTHYNYNGEIFPLDDATRKKFKKTAHELNEDGFRVLIVSYKNTDKAQSVYSKNDESGLTIKGFLTFLDPPKETARTAITALKEYGVDIKVLTGDNTIVTKKICNDVGLTIKGTIKGKEIDSLNDAELYEAVEKNTIFSKLSPMQKARIITALKKRGHTVGFLGDGINDVPALRSADVGISVDTATDIAKEAADIVLLEKSLLVLEEGVIEGRKVFGNIVKYLKMALSSNFGNVFSVLGASIILPFLPMLPVQILIQNLLYDLSQTATPFDKVDIDYLKKPRKWEAIELKRFMLFIGPISSVFDYITFAIMWFIFSANTIEEQTLFHTGWFVSGLLTQTLIVHMIRTEHIPFIGSRASNSLLISTALIMIAGIIIPYTTMGEAAGMVALPISYFAYLSGILLGYCLSVTLIKGWYIRKFGQWL encoded by the coding sequence ATGCTTAAAAAAAACAACACAGCCCTATCCGAAAAATCACTATTGGAACAGCTAAAAACCGCTCAGAATTCTGATATAGCTGATTTATTCACAAAATTAAAAACTTCTCCTGAAGGTCTTAATTCCGAAGAGGCCGAAGACAGACTAGATGAATACGGCAAAAATATTGTAGCTAGTGATACTTCTCTTGCTTGGTACATACAATTGCTACATTGCTTCCTTAACCCGTTTAATGGCGTGCTTAGTGTGCTCGCCATGATCTCTTGGCTTACTGGTGATATGGAAAGTGTCGTTCTTATGACCATCATGGTATCAGTAAGTGTTGGTATAAAATTCTTTCAAGAATATCGTTCCGGCATAAAAGCTGATGAACTAAAAAAAATGGTGCGCACTAATGTTACCGTAAGCCGCGCTGACGAAGATGGTAAAAGCAGGAAAATTGATATAGATATTGAGGAACTTACAGTCGGCGACATTATACACCTGTCAGCGGGTGATATAATACCGGCAGACATCAGGATAATAAACGCCAAGGATCTATTTGTATCACAGGCAATGCTTACCGGTGAGTCACTACCAGTTGAAAAATTCGCAAAGGCAACTACTTCTCCACACGATAAAATGGACCTGCAAACAATCGGCTTTATGGGTACTAACGTTATAAGCGGCAGCGCTTCAGCTATAGTTCTGACCATTGGGAAAAACACCTATTTCGGCTCACTGGCAAGAACGATCACCGGAGAACGTCCGCAAACCAGTTTCGATAAAGGTGTTAGCAACGTAAGCTGGTTGATGATAAAATTTATCATGGTAATGGCTCCGCTCGTCCTATTCATCAACGGTTTTTCAAAGGGCGACTGGACACAGTCAGTATTGTTCGCTATCTCAATAGCTGTAGGGCTTACCCCAGAGATGCTACCAATGATCGTAACCTCAAACCTTGCCAAAGGCGCTATAGCCATGTCTAAGCGCAAGGTAATCGTAAAACGCTTAAACGCTATCCAAAATTTCGGTGCTATGGATATTTTATGCACTGATAAAACCGGAACACTCACTCAAGATCGTATTATTCTTCATGACCATTTAGATATAGAAGGCGAGGAAAATAATGATGTTCTGGATTACGCATGGCTTAACAGCTATCACCAGACCGGACTTCGCAACCTACTGGACAGGGCGGTAATTGACGAGGCGGTAAAACAATATCCCGACGGCAAGCGCATATCTGAGTTAAAACAATATAGCAAAATTGATGAAATACCGTTTGATTTCAAACGTCGCAGAATGTCGGTAATAGTCTCGGATAGTAACAATACTAACCTCTTAGTATGCAAGGGAGCGGTAGAGGAGCTGCTGTCTATTTCCACTCATTATAACTATAACGGTGAGATTTTTCCACTTGATGACGCAACCCGCAAAAAATTCAAAAAAACCGCTCATGAATTAAATGAGGATGGTTTTAGGGTACTTATCGTATCTTATAAAAACACCGATAAAGCACAGAGCGTATATAGCAAAAACGACGAGTCAGGGCTTACCATCAAAGGATTCCTTACCTTTCTTGACCCACCAAAAGAAACCGCAAGAACCGCTATTACCGCGCTTAAGGAGTACGGCGTTGATATTAAGGTGCTTACCGGCGATAATACAATTGTTACCAAAAAAATCTGTAATGATGTCGGACTTACGATTAAAGGAACCATAAAAGGCAAAGAGATAGATAGCCTAAATGACGCTGAACTATATGAAGCGGTAGAAAAAAATACTATCTTCTCAAAACTATCCCCAATGCAGAAAGCCCGCATTATAACCGCTCTTAAAAAGAGGGGGCATACGGTTGGTTTTCTTGGTGACGGGATTAATGACGTACCAGCTTTGCGTAGTGCCGATGTTGGCATATCCGTTGATACCGCTACCGATATAGCTAAAGAAGCCGCCGACATTGTGCTGCTTGAAAAAAGCCTGCTAGTATTGGAAGAAGGGGTAATAGAAGGACGTAAAGTATTCGGTAATATCGTAAAATACTTAAAAATGGCGCTATCCAGCAATTTCGGTAATGTGTTTAGTGTGCTTGGCGCAAGTATAATACTTCCATTCTTGCCAATGCTTCCCGTACAGATACTTATCCAGAATCTTCTTTATGATTTGTCTCAAACTGCTACTCCATTTGACAAAGTAGATATCGATTACCTTAAAAAACCCCGTAAATGGGAAGCGATAGAATTAAAAAGATTCATGCTGTTTATAGGTCCTATCAGCTCAGTCTTTGACTATATAACCTTTGCCATCATGTGGTTTATATTCTCGGCCAACACCATAGAGGAACAAACATTATTCCACACCGGCTGGTTTGTATCTGGTCTGCTTACCCAAACTCTGATCGTACATATGATAAGAACCGAGCACATACCTTTTATCGGCAGTCGCGCCTCAAACTCTCTGTTAATCTCAACCGCTCTTATCATGATAGCGGGAATTATCATACCATACACAACTATGGGAGAAGCGGCTGGTATGGTAGCTCTACCAATTTCCTACTTCGCTTACTTGAGCGGAATATTACTTGGCTACTGCCTGTCAGTGACCCTAATCAAAGGCTGGTATATTCGTAAATTTG